In one Lycium barbarum isolate Lr01 chromosome 7, ASM1917538v2, whole genome shotgun sequence genomic region, the following are encoded:
- the LOC132602847 gene encoding cyclic nucleotide-gated ion channel 17-like isoform X2 yields the protein MELKKERFVRFYSGEKQQGSFLGGKTDNSNLEKSSSGYKFSSPLLNSDGRYEKGTNTFKFGRPKKVYLEEHKSWRNRILDPGSDIVIQWNRIFIISCLLALFVDPLYFFLPIIQGTKESSCVKTDLNLRIVATIFRTIADFFYLLHVVIKFRTAYIAPNTRVFGKGELVMDPRKIARRYLRSDFFIDLIATLPLPQMVIWFIIPATRSQHANHNNNALALIVLLQYVPRLYLIFPLSSQIIKATGVVTKTAWAGAAYNLLLYMLASHVIGAAWYLLSVDRYTSCWKSICRNEKKSTQCVLRYLDCDTFDQNARKSWANITKVFESCDPDGSSTFKYGIFESAVKKDVVSSSFMAKYFYCLWWGLQQLSSYGQNLTTTTFIGETSFAILIAIVGLVLFAHLIGNMQTYLQSLTLRLEEWRLKRRDTEEWMEHRQLPEDLRKRVRRFDQYKWVATRGVDEETILHGLPTDLRRDIQRHLCLDLVRRVPFFSQMDDQLLDAICERLVSSLSTEGTYIVREGDPVTEMLFIIRGRLESSTTNGGRTGFFNSITLRPGDFCGEELLAWALLPKSTVNLPSSTRTVRALVEVEAFALGADDLKFVANQFRRLHSKKLQHTFRFYSYHWRTWAACFIQAAWRRHKRRTMAKDLAALESFNLDESTVDETEQNEEQDQGNTSANPSPRISHLGVTILASRFAANTRRGAQKLKDVRLPKLQKPEEPDFSAEADD from the exons ATGGAGCTAAAGAAAGAGAGGTTTGTAAG GTTCTACTCTGGTGAAAAGCAACAAGGTAGTTTTTTGGGAGGAAAAACAGACAATTCAAACCTAGAGAAATCATCTTCTGGCTATAAATTTTCATCTCCATTATTGAACTCTGATGGCAGATATGAAAAAGGCACAAATACCTTTAAGTTTGGGAGGCCTAAAAAGGTGTATCTTGAGGAGCACAAGTCCTGGAGGAATCGAATACTTGATCCAGGAAGCGATATTGTAATCCAATGGAATAGGATTTTTATTATATCCTGCTTGCTAGCATTGTTTGTGGACCCGTTATATTTCTTTTTGCCTATCATACAAGGAACTAAAGAGTCGAGTTGTGTGAAAACTGATTTGAATTTGCGAATTGTTGCCACCATTTTCCGAACTATAGCAGATTTTTTCTATCTGTTACATGTAGTGATTAAGTTCCGGACTGCTTATATTGCCCCGAATACAAGGGTATTTGGGAAGGGTGAGCTTGTTATGGACCCCAGAAAGATTGCTCGCAGATATTTAAGATCGGACTTTTTCATCGATCTGATTGCAACTCTTCCTTTGCCTCAG ATGGTTATCTGGTTTATTATACCAGCGACGAGAAGTCAGCACGCTAATCATAACAATAATGCCCTTGCGTTGATTGTCCTACTCCAATACGTTCCCAGATTGTATCTTATATTCCCATTAAGTTCGCAGATTATCAAAGCAACTGGAGTTGTCACAAAAACTGCTTGGGCAGGGGCTGCATATAATCTACTTCTCTACATGCTGGCAAGTCAT GTTATAGGGGCAGCATGGTATTTGCTGTCAGTTGATCGATATACTTCTTGCTGGAAATCAATATGCCGAAATGAAAAAAAATCTACGCAGTGCGTGCTTCGCTATTTGGATTGTGATACTTTCGACCAAAATGCTCGTAAGAGTTGGGCAAATATCAccaaggtatttgaaagttgtgATCCTGATGGGAGTAGTACTTTCAAATACGGAATATTTGAAAGCGCAGTTAAAAAGGATGTTGTCTCCTCAAGTTTTATGGCTAAGTACTTTTATTGCTTGTGGTGGGGTTTACAACAACTGAG TTCTTACGGGCAGAATTTGACGACGACTACATTTATCGGGGAAACATCCTTTGCTATACTCATTGCAATTGTGGGTCTGGTTTTGTTCGCACACCTTATTGGGAATATGCAG ACATACTTGCAGTCTTTGACGTTGAGGCTCGAGGAATGGAGACTCAAGAGAAGAGATACTGAAGAGTGGATGGAGCATCGTCAACTTCCAGAAGATTTGAGAAAACGAGTTAGGCGTTTTGATCAATATAAATGGGTTGCTACTAGAGGAGTAGATGAAGAGACAATTTTGCATGGCCTGCCTACTGATCTTCGTCGTGACATCCAACGTCATCTTTGCCTGGACCTTGTCCGACGG GTTCCATTTTTCTCCCAAATGGATGATCAATTGCTTGATGCAATATGCGAACGTCTGGTCTCGTCCTTAAGCACTGAAGGCACTTATATCGTCCGTGAAGGAGATCCGGTCACGGAAATGTTGTTTATCATCAGAGGTAGGCTCGAGAGTTCTACAACGAATGGTGGTCGGACTGGTTTCTTCAATTCTATTACATTGAGGCCCGGAGATTTTTGCGGTGAGGAGCTACTCGCGTGGGCTTTGCTTCCGAAATCAACTGTGAATTTGCCTTCTTCGACCAGAACAGTCAGGGCGCTTGTCGAAGTGGAAGCGTTCGCGTTGGGAGCTGATGATCTCAAGTTTGTCGCGAACCAATTCAGACGCCTTCATAGCAAGAAGCTCCAGCATACGTTCCGGTTCTACTCTTACCATTGGCGCACGTGGGCAGCGTGTTTCATACAGGCTGCATGGAGGCGCCACAAACGGAGGACCATGGCGAAAGATCTTGCAGCACTGGAATCGTTTAATCTGGATGAGAGTACGGTCGATGAAACAGAGCAAAACGAGGAGCAAGATCAAGGTAACACTAGCGCAAATCCGTCCCCGAGAATATCACACCTCGGAGTAACAATATTGGCTTCAAGATTTGCTGCAAACACGAGAAGAGGAGCTCAAAAGCTTAAAGATGTAAGATTGCCTAAGTTACAGAAACCGGAAGAGCCTGACTTTTCAGCTGAGGCTGATGACTAG
- the LOC132602847 gene encoding cyclic nucleotide-gated ion channel 17-like isoform X1, whose translation MELKKERFVRFYSGEKQQGSFLGGKTDNSNLEKSSSGYKFSSPLLNSDGRYEKGTNTFKFGRPKKVYLEEHKSWRNRILDPGSDIVIQWNRIFIISCLLALFVDPLYFFLPIIQGTKESSCVKTDLNLRIVATIFRTIADFFYLLHVVIKFRTAYIAPNTRVFGKGELVMDPRKIARRYLRSDFFIDLIATLPLPQMVIWFIIPATRSQHANHNNNALALIVLLQYVPRLYLIFPLSSQIIKATGVVTKTAWAGAAYNLLLYMLASHVIGAAWYLLSVDRYTSCWKSICRNEKKSTQCVLRYLDCDTFDQNARKSWANITKVFESCDPDGSSTFKYGIFESAVKKDVVSSSFMAKYFYCLWWGLQQLSSYGQNLTTTTFIGETSFAILIAIVGLVLFAHLIGNMQTYLQSLTLRLEEWRLKRRDTEEWMEHRQLPEDLRKRVRRFDQYKWVATRGVDEETILHGLPTDLRRDIQRHLCLDLVRRVPFFSQMDDQLLDAICERLVSSLSTEGTYIVREGDPVTEMLFIIRGRLESSTTNGGRTGFFNSITLRPGDFCGEELLAWALLPKSTVNLPSSTRTVRALVEVEAFALGADDLKFVANQFRRLHSKKLQHTFRFYSYHWRTWAACFIQAAWRRHKRRTMAKDLAALESFNLDESTVDETEQNEEQDQGNTSANPSPRISHLGVTILASRFAANTRRGAQKLKDVRLPKLQKPEEPDFSAEADD comes from the exons ATGGAGCTGAAAAAAGAGAGGTTTGTCCg GTTCTACTCTGGTGAAAAGCAACAAGGTAGTTTTTTGGGAGGAAAAACAGACAATTCAAACCTAGAGAAATCATCTTCTGGCTATAAATTTTCATCTCCATTATTGAACTCTGATGGCAGATATGAAAAAGGCACAAATACCTTTAAGTTTGGGAGGCCTAAAAAGGTGTATCTTGAGGAGCACAAGTCCTGGAGGAATCGAATACTTGATCCAGGAAGCGATATTGTAATCCAATGGAATAGGATTTTTATTATATCCTGCTTGCTAGCATTGTTTGTGGACCCGTTATATTTCTTTTTGCCTATCATACAAGGAACTAAAGAGTCGAGTTGTGTGAAAACTGATTTGAATTTGCGAATTGTTGCCACCATTTTCCGAACTATAGCAGATTTTTTCTATCTGTTACATGTAGTGATTAAGTTCCGGACTGCTTATATTGCCCCGAATACAAGGGTATTTGGGAAGGGTGAGCTTGTTATGGACCCCAGAAAGATTGCTCGCAGATATTTAAGATCGGACTTTTTCATCGATCTGATTGCAACTCTTCCTTTGCCTCAG ATGGTTATCTGGTTTATTATACCAGCGACGAGAAGTCAGCACGCTAATCATAACAATAATGCCCTTGCGTTGATTGTCCTACTCCAATACGTTCCCAGATTGTATCTTATATTCCCATTAAGTTCGCAGATTATCAAAGCAACTGGAGTTGTCACAAAAACTGCTTGGGCAGGGGCTGCATATAATCTACTTCTCTACATGCTGGCAAGTCAT GTTATAGGGGCAGCATGGTATTTGCTGTCAGTTGATCGATATACTTCTTGCTGGAAATCAATATGCCGAAATGAAAAAAAATCTACGCAGTGCGTGCTTCGCTATTTGGATTGTGATACTTTCGACCAAAATGCTCGTAAGAGTTGGGCAAATATCAccaaggtatttgaaagttgtgATCCTGATGGGAGTAGTACTTTCAAATACGGAATATTTGAAAGCGCAGTTAAAAAGGATGTTGTCTCCTCAAGTTTTATGGCTAAGTACTTTTATTGCTTGTGGTGGGGTTTACAACAACTGAG TTCTTACGGGCAGAATTTGACGACGACTACATTTATCGGGGAAACATCCTTTGCTATACTCATTGCAATTGTGGGTCTGGTTTTGTTCGCACACCTTATTGGGAATATGCAG ACATACTTGCAGTCTTTGACGTTGAGGCTCGAGGAATGGAGACTCAAGAGAAGAGATACTGAAGAGTGGATGGAGCATCGTCAACTTCCAGAAGATTTGAGAAAACGAGTTAGGCGTTTTGATCAATATAAATGGGTTGCTACTAGAGGAGTAGATGAAGAGACAATTTTGCATGGCCTGCCTACTGATCTTCGTCGTGACATCCAACGTCATCTTTGCCTGGACCTTGTCCGACGG GTTCCATTTTTCTCCCAAATGGATGATCAATTGCTTGATGCAATATGCGAACGTCTGGTCTCGTCCTTAAGCACTGAAGGCACTTATATCGTCCGTGAAGGAGATCCGGTCACGGAAATGTTGTTTATCATCAGAGGTAGGCTCGAGAGTTCTACAACGAATGGTGGTCGGACTGGTTTCTTCAATTCTATTACATTGAGGCCCGGAGATTTTTGCGGTGAGGAGCTACTCGCGTGGGCTTTGCTTCCGAAATCAACTGTGAATTTGCCTTCTTCGACCAGAACAGTCAGGGCGCTTGTCGAAGTGGAAGCGTTCGCGTTGGGAGCTGATGATCTCAAGTTTGTCGCGAACCAATTCAGACGCCTTCATAGCAAGAAGCTCCAGCATACGTTCCGGTTCTACTCTTACCATTGGCGCACGTGGGCAGCGTGTTTCATACAGGCTGCATGGAGGCGCCACAAACGGAGGACCATGGCGAAAGATCTTGCAGCACTGGAATCGTTTAATCTGGATGAGAGTACGGTCGATGAAACAGAGCAAAACGAGGAGCAAGATCAAGGTAACACTAGCGCAAATCCGTCCCCGAGAATATCACACCTCGGAGTAACAATATTGGCTTCAAGATTTGCTGCAAACACGAGAAGAGGAGCTCAAAAGCTTAAAGATGTAAGATTGCCTAAGTTACAGAAACCGGAAGAGCCTGACTTTTCAGCTGAGGCTGATGACTAG
- the LOC132602729 gene encoding uncharacterized protein LOC132602729 encodes MSAALELLINKNNGPDVEECIEKLDKLGWEEPLYSAALSIFCEGSIGALDGALVHVVVPANQQIVYRGRGKGKCYQNVLAICDFNMVFTYVYAGWEGVAHDAHVLTKIASNPDNGFPFPPPNKYYLCDAAYPNTRGFLAPYRNIRYWLGDYHRRRAITKEEKFNHAHAQLRNVIERSYGVLKARFPILDKMAPYPINIQRDVVIACFAVNNFIRKERINDDLFNHFDTPQVIFDEEGQQEEALDETNGPSWTVEDSQIMTDMREQLALQLMQRRCNT; translated from the exons ATGAGTGCTGCATTGGAGTTACTGATTAACAAAAACAACGGGCCTGATGTTGAAGAATGTATAGAAAAACTAGACAAGCTTGGATGGGAAGAGCCATTGTACTCTGCAGCTCTTAGTATATTTTGTGAAG GGAGCATAGGTGCACTAGACGGGGCATTAGTACATGTTGTTGTTCCTGCTAATCAACAAATTGTTTACAGAGGAAGGGGAAAAGGTAAATGCTATCAGAATGTTCTGGCAATATGTGACTTCAATATGGTCTTCACTTATGTTTATGCTGGATGGGAAGGGGTAGCACATGATGCACACGTTCTAACTAAGATTGCATCTAATCCAGATAATGGCTTTCCATTTCCTCCACCTA ATAAATACTATCTATGTGATGCGGCATATCCTAATACTCGAGGATTTCTAGCACCGTATCGTAATATTCGATATTGGTTAGGAGATTATCATCGTAGGCGTGCCATAACGAAGGAGGAAAAGTTTAATCATGCTCATGCACAGCTTAGAAACGTTATCGAACGTTCCTATGGAGTATTGAAAGCAAGATTTCCTATATTGGACAAGATGGCTCCATATCCTATTAATATCCAAAGAGATGTTGTTATTGCATGTTTTGCCGTTAATAATTTTATCAGGAAGGAGCGCATCAATGATGACTTGTTTAATCATTTTGATACGCCTCAAGTGATATTTGATGAAGAAGGACAACAAGAAGAAGCATTGGATGAAACAAATGGACCTAGTTGGACAGTTGAAGATTCTCAGATAATGACCGATATGAGGGAGCAACTTGCACTCCAACTAATGCAAAGAAGATGTAATACTTGA
- the LOC132602032 gene encoding L10-interacting MYB domain-containing protein-like, with protein MEQANENSKLTWRLEVVKTFLETCIQEVSLNGRQGSSLKPDSWNKVKVVLQTSHDFIVTQKKMKNHYDYLKEKYQAWLPITKKTGNIYDPATNTIRMSNEEWDKYIKAHPKAKTLRSAPLPFPELCTTLFEDSTATGIHGWSPSCTTPRPGASSVATNIDIDSLDDIEDLLGDQND; from the exons atgGAACAAGCTAATGAAAATTCAAAATTGACTTGGAGATTGGAGGTAGTAAAAACATTTTTAGAAACTTGTATTCAAGAAGTGTCATTGAATGGGAGACAAGGAAGTAGTTTGAAGCCAGATTCATGGAACAAGGTTAAGGTTGTTCTGCAAACTTCTCATGactttatagtcacacaaaagaAGATGAAGAACCATTATGATTATCTAAAAGAAAAATATCAAGCTTGGTTGCCAATAACTAAAAAGACTGGTAATATTTATGATCCAGCAACCAATACCATTCGAATGTCTAATGAGGAGTGGGATAAGTACATAAAG GCTCATCCAAAAGCCAAGACATTGAGGAGTGCACCTCTACCCTTTCCGGAACTTTGTACAACATTATTTGAGGATTCTACTGCAACAGGCATTCATGGTTGGAGTCCAAGTTGTACAACTCCGCGGCCCGGTGCCTCTTCTGTAGCTACTAATATAGACATAGATTCACTTGATGACATTGAGGATCTACTTGGTGACCAAAATGATTGA